In Alkalihalobacterium alkalinitrilicum, a genomic segment contains:
- a CDS encoding fluoride efflux transporter FluC produces MFYKNLIAIAIGGALGTILRYVLNVYTLFVGYPIGTVIENIIGSMLLGFLTGWFINRKPREWVKVGLGVGFCGGFTTMSTLAADTLFLYQTMSSLESLIYLFVSLFGGLTFAFIGLLLGTKWSEKKEEEKEGQLS; encoded by the coding sequence TTGTTTTATAAAAACCTGATTGCAATTGCAATAGGTGGGGCATTAGGCACCATCTTAAGATATGTTTTAAATGTGTACACATTATTTGTCGGTTACCCGATTGGAACAGTCATTGAAAATATCATCGGTAGTATGTTACTCGGTTTTTTAACAGGCTGGTTTATCAATCGCAAGCCTCGTGAATGGGTGAAAGTAGGGTTAGGTGTTGGCTTTTGTGGAGGGTTTACAACGATGTCTACACTTGCTGCAGACACTTTATTTTTATATCAAACGATGTCTAGTTTAGAATCGCTTATTTATTTATTTGTATCATTATTTGGTGGTTTAACTTTTGCTTTTATTGGCTTATTGCTTGGTACGAAGTGGAGTGAAAAGAAGGAAGAAGAAAAAGAGGGGCAATTGTCATGA
- the crcB gene encoding fluoride efflux transporter CrcB produces the protein MNVLILGLGGALGAISRYLIGLVIMQKNPHPPIPIAMLIVNLLGSFGLGIFFATMFGIIPLGAYDEAIFLFLGIGFFGAFTTFSTFSMETIELVRKKLLKKAIIYFTLSILGSIVAFLVGFWSGNILK, from the coding sequence ATGAATGTTTTAATTTTAGGTTTAGGAGGAGCTCTAGGTGCGATATCCCGGTATCTTATCGGTTTAGTGATAATGCAAAAAAATCCACACCCACCCATTCCGATTGCCATGTTAATTGTTAATTTACTTGGTTCTTTCGGTCTAGGTATATTCTTTGCAACGATGTTCGGTATCATTCCATTAGGAGCTTACGATGAGGCGATATTTTTATTTTTAGGAATTGGTTTTTTTGGAGCATTTACGACGTTCTCCACCTTTAGTATGGAGACGATTGAATTAGTGAGAAAAAAACTGCTGAAAAAAGCAATCATTTATTTCACCCTTTCGATATTAGGAAGTATCGTGGCGTTTCTAGTTGGGTTTTGGTCCGGAAACATTTTAAAGTGA